CCGCCGACGGGAGCGGTACGACAGGCCTCCGCCGGTCCCTCAACACCACTCCTCGTACTGGTGGACGCGGGCCGGGTTCAGCGGTTCTGGCTCGCGATCCGTCCCGTCGTACGCCTCGCGGTGCTCCTCGTACGAGATCCCAACGGGCTCCTCGGGGTCGAACTTCCGCGGGAGGATCGATTCCGCGTGTCGGCGGTTCCAGTCAGCCAGCTTCTCGAGGGCCGCCGGGCGATCGATCGCCGTCGTCTCGAGCTCGGTCGCGGCCTGCGTCCACGCGGCGTCGCCGGTCTCAGTGCGGACGATCGCGGTCGTATACCCGTCCTCGCTGCCGACGTTGCCGACGCTGATGTCGGCCGCGTCGCCGACGAAGTCCGCGCACTCGTCGCAGCCGCGCAGTCCCGCCGCGTCGAACGTGTCGACGTCCGCCTCGAGGAGCGTCTCGCCGGTGTCGTCGACCGCACGGAGCCGTCCTTCGCTGATGTCGAGCGTCTCGACGGCCGCGGGATCGACGTCGAACGACTCGAGGCGCGAGAGCAGGCGGCTGTGCTCGAAGCTACGGGTACACATCAGGGCGAGCGTGAGCGCGATGGGGTCGGCCGGCTCGTGGTCGTAGCGGTCGAGCGCGGTGGCTCCCTGGATCATACACGGAGTACCGACCAGCGCGAGGTCCGGATCGTCGGACTCGATATCGCCCTCCGCGAGCAGCGTCTCGATCTGGCCCAGCCCCATCGTCTGATTGTAGATGCTGCCGCCGGCCGCGAGCAGGTCCTCGCGGGAGGTCGCCAGGAACGCCTCGCCGCGGAGCGGTTCGTCCTCGCGCTCTCGGGCGACGATCGCC
This portion of the Natrinema salinisoli genome encodes:
- a CDS encoding Coenzyme F420 hydrogenase/dehydrogenase, beta subunit C-terminal domain, whose protein sequence is MSGTHKPGVPQQGVKGVGNDPREQDRDVAEAPGKIWFRDLDEAVIEADRCIQCASCVAACPSDSIGIDEDEGRPTLVKMCTGCSRCWDFCPRSGLRYERHLELAREERGLEEPATYAARADEEAAATGQDGGVVTALLAELIEAGELDGAIVAREREDEPLRGEAFLATSREDLLAAGGSIYNQTMGLGQIETLLAEGDIESDDPDLALVGTPCMIQGATALDRYDHEPADPIALTLALMCTRSFEHSRLLSRLESFDVDPAAVETLDISEGRLRAVDDTGETLLEADVDTFDAAGLRGCDECADFVGDAADISVGNVGSEDGYTTAIVRTETGDAAWTQAATELETTAIDRPAALEKLADWNRRHAESILPRKFDPEEPVGISYEEHREAYDGTDREPEPLNPARVHQYEEWC